One Clostridia bacterium genomic window, CAGGTCCATCTGCTTCGGATCTGGCGCCATGCCCTTGCGGAACATGTTCGCACCAAACCGCTCGAGCTTTACCGTGGGATCAAGCGTCTGAGTGTAAAGGTCCTCTAGAGATTGCAGACTGCGATGCGGCGGTCTGCGATGACGCAAGAGCACTTGTTCGTTGTCACGCTCCTTCGCAACACGCGGAAACTCTGGAACGGTCACCCGCGGACGACCAGCGTTTTGAGCACGCGAGGATTCTTTGCCATCAAGCGTAAGGTCCTCTTCACCATCTTCTTCGAAGTCATCCGGCCAGTTGCCGGGGCGTCGTTCGTTCTTGTCTGTGTAGGGGGTCTCGCTTTCGTCGGAGCCTGCAGGCCGCTTCAATTCAGGGTCGTCCGGTTCTATGTAACCCCGCTTCAACAGTTCTTCGGTGATGCGACTGCGCAGCTCTGCATCCTGCTCAATACGGCGGAGCAGCAGCGAATCGGGTACATCGCTCTCCTGAACAACTCTTCCCTGCTCGCGCAGTACGCGCGCGATTTCAATCTTGACCTGGGAGAGCAACTCAGGGTCCTGCTGCAACATTGCGATGATCCGCGACGCCGGTAGTTCATACCTGTTTCCGTAGGACGGCGAGGACGCTGTGCTCTTGCCGGTTTTGGGGCGGCCGCTCGGGGCACTACTCTCGTCCTGCGCGTGCAACGGAGCGAGCGCCAGCACAGCAACTATGAATAGCAGAACGCCAATGGCGAGCGAACGGCGAGGCGAAGATATCTTTTGAGATGGCAGGCTGTTCACGCTAATGACTCCATACCGATTCAACTGCATGACGGCTCGACACGCAGGATGGCACGCAGATAAAGACTTCGGAAGGCCGGGAACAACGCAACTTGTTCAATTCAGTTTTTCCAGGTCAGCAACATCCACTTCAACTGACACTGCTCGCATGATGGCGTCAATGTTCAGCACGACTCGGTAAGCATTCTTCTTACGGATCAGGACGCCTTCGCTGCTGGCAAGCGGACCACGCCGCACCCGCACACGCTCTCCGATCTTTAAATACGGATGTGGCTCTGCGTTCAGCCCCGAAATTGCATGGCGCAGGCGCGCGATCTCGTCGTCTGCAATCGCCACAGGAGGGCCGTTGAAAGATACAAAACGATGAACGCTCGCAAGACCCAGCACCCGCAGTCGCTCGGAGAGCGGAATATGCACAAAGACATAGCCGGGAAAGAGTGGTAGCTGGACCTGAGCATTACGGTCTTTCCAACGCCGAACCGTCTCGTATAGCGGGAGATAATACTTGACCTGCTTCAGGTCGAGTTGTGCCGCGACCTGCTTCTCGTGCCTGGGCAGCGTGCAAGCTACGTACCAGCGCGCCTCAACGGTTTGTTCGGTGTGTTGATTACTTGCTTCGTTCATGCGGCTTACACAGGGTACGCACACAGCTTCGCCCCGTCACTTACAGGTACTCGTGACCTGACCTGAACAGAACCTTTGCATGGGGGAGAGAGACTCGCGAACTGAACGCCCGCAGAAAGCCGCAGAAGCTAATGGAATGAGCTCTGCATCGCCAGTACTCAACTGAATATCGGCCACCCAGTTCCAACGCGATCAATGCACCACGTTCGGGGCAAAGCCACTTGCTTCAGTACTCGCGACTGCTTTCGAGGGTCAGTGTCTGACAACTATAGCTGAAAACTCTGTGACAAACATCATAAGTATTTGTGAGAGGGAAAGAAATAGCGAAGATGCGACAAACCGAGCCGCCTGCTCTCGTATTCCCGAATAGGGAGCCGAATGCAAAGTAACGAATTAAATGGGAGCATTTTCTCGCTTCGACACTCTACAATTCGGGTTCTCTTCAATCATTCCTTTTCGACTCCGCAACCATTCGTAATCGCGGAGAGGGGCCCTAATGCACGCTATCCGGTCGCTCGCGGCCGTTCTCATACTTATTGCATCTATTACCCTGTCAGGCTTTGCTACTGGCGATCAACCCGTCCCACGGCTCATTCGTTACTCTGGCATACTTCGCACAACAGATGGTCAACCGCGAACCGGCACTGTTGGAGTTACTTTCTCAATCTATGCAGATGAGCATGGCAGCTCTCCTCTTTTCATCGAGACCCACAGTCTCTCACTGGATGAGCACGGTGCTTACGTTGCGCTGATTGGTTCGGAACACGTTGGCGGACTCGCTGCCGACCTATTCGCTGACGGCGAACCGCGGTGGCTTGCTGTACAGGTCGAGAGCGAGCCCGAAGACGCAAATCGCGTCTTACTTGTCAGCGTGCCCTACGCATACCGGGCAGCAGATGCAGAGACCTTGGGAGGCAAGCCGGCATCTGCATATCTCCTTGCTCCAACGGATGGCACGGCCGGAACAAGCGTTAAGACTGTGTCGAACGCTCTTTCTGCATCCCTGCCTCTCAATGCACTCAACGGGGCGACGAACGCAATCGC contains:
- a CDS encoding UpxY family transcription antiterminator gives rise to the protein MNEASNQHTEQTVEARWYVACTLPRHEKQVAAQLDLKQVKYYLPLYETVRRWKDRNAQVQLPLFPGYVFVHIPLSERLRVLGLASVHRFVSFNGPPVAIADDEIARLRHAISGLNAEPHPYLKIGERVRVRRGPLASSEGVLIRKKNAYRVVLNIDAIMRAVSVEVDVADLEKLN